A genomic region of Streptomyces sp. R33 contains the following coding sequences:
- a CDS encoding gluconokinase: MSTKTARYDVSGTQRVMVVMGVAGTGKTTVGRLLADALGLPYVEGDAFHPAANVAKMSAGIPLDDADRWPWLDAIGEWIRARPAGRGAVVASSALKRAYRDRLRSAAPDAVFVHLTGERPLIERRMAARTGHFMPAALLDSQFATLEPLQQDELGVVVDVSGSPEEITERALAALCALPGVCPPTAPSRES, translated from the coding sequence ATGTCGACGAAGACAGCGAGGTACGACGTGAGCGGCACCCAGCGCGTGATGGTGGTGATGGGCGTGGCCGGCACGGGCAAGACGACCGTGGGCAGGCTGCTCGCGGACGCGCTCGGTCTCCCGTATGTAGAGGGCGACGCGTTCCACCCGGCGGCCAACGTCGCCAAGATGTCCGCCGGGATCCCGCTGGACGACGCAGACCGGTGGCCCTGGCTGGACGCCATCGGCGAGTGGATCCGCGCCCGGCCCGCGGGACGGGGCGCGGTGGTGGCCTCGTCGGCGCTCAAGCGCGCCTACCGCGACCGGCTGCGCAGCGCCGCGCCCGACGCCGTGTTCGTGCACCTCACCGGAGAGCGCCCGCTGATCGAGCGGCGGATGGCGGCCCGCACGGGCCATTTCATGCCCGCCGCCCTGCTGGATTCGCAGTTCGCCACGCTGGAGCCGCTCCAGCAGGACGAACTCGGCGTCGTCGTCGACGTGTCCGGATCACCCGAGGAGATCACCGAACGGGCCCTGGCCGCGCTGTGCGCGCTGCCCGGCGTGTGCCCGCCCACCGCTCCCTCCCGAGAAAGCTAA